ACTGTCCCTCATAAAGCCTATGGAATGTTAGTGTCAGACAAGCTCTCCCAGTTGAATAACAAATTCCTGATATTGACATGATTGCATGTCATTGCTGCAAAcctgccccccctccctctgACAACTGCCCCAGACTACAAAAGAAAAGGGAAACACACAATGACCATAACTTTTCTTCCAGAGGtgaaaaaaaaaaggggggggggtaagTGTTTCTACAATCTTACTACTACACAACCTGCCTTTTCTTAAGAAAATAGTTGATAAAAATATTCCTCTGCATTGTACAAGAAAGGAGGTACGGGGAGCACTGGCAAAAATGTAAGCTTATTATTCtgcctcatcctcctctttctcaggCTCATCTGCATCAGCATCTGCCTCTTCTGCTGCCTCCTGGAGGATGAAAAAAAAAATAAGTCTCATATTATAGGATAGTTATTTTAGGTCTTGTTGGTTACACAATATTTTTGTGTGTGGGGGACAAACAGCTGTCAATGCCAATTATAATAGTTGGCCTGTTTGTAATACCTAATACTACAGTGGCATGGCATATTGTATTATTTAAACTAGACCAAGTCTTGCCTCCTCATCTTTGGTCTCTCCGTTTTCTGCCAGTGCTGTTTTTTCCTCAGGAGCTTCTTTCTTCTCCTCAGGCTTGACCTTCTCTACTACCTCCTTTACTTTTttgggcttggctgctgccttGACTGGTGTCTACAAAAAACAGACAAACATGAGATACATGTCAATGTAAAAATGCACAGTACGCATAATAATTGGGTGCTTTTTGGTTTCAGCAAAAGCTGACAACtacaacatttgtttttacctttgTCTTAGGCTCTGGTTTAGCCGGAGTAGTGGGTTTCTGCAAAATAATTCATATTTGATAATTAGTCCAATTACAAATAGACAATAGCATATATTAACCGAATAGATCATAAATAGGCTATACAACATATAAATATTATGATATATAGTAAACTTACTGATGACAACCTCGTGGATCGCCTTTTTGGCTGGTAAGAAAAACAAAAAGGTTATCAGTTATTGCAGAAAAAGTATTTATTTATAATGAACAAATATAACAGCATGAAATACTAACCTCCACTTCAGTGTCATGACTTGCCtgtgggggtggggagagagagagaaaataaaatgttAGCAAAACCAAGAACAACAATCCCACATTCATGGATAGGGAGCTGCCGGGAGAAGTGGGAGTGTAATGCTTGGGGAGGGGGGATGGGCTCACATGCTGTACCCCCGCCGCTCCACCCCCAAATTAACGAGGATTATGTAATCTGAAACTGGGTGGGGGAGGGTAGGCTAACGTATTTACATTACTAAGCCATTTGACTTTTCCCATTGTCATGATGCAAAAACTGAGCCTTTATGGTACCAGTTACCGGGAGAGCGAcgagtaaaacagtatgttatAGTCAGGCTTTAGTAGCCTGTAAACATAAAGGCCAAATAGCAGCCCCTTCAATCCACGGAGGCATCCATCCACACGCCATGTCAACCAATCTACTGTATGTTCCCGCCATTAGTAATATCTATAATTCCCTGAATCACCCCTATACGATCCCGTATGCGCGTTCGTGCATGTCCAGAGAAATTCAATGTTGCATTAAGCAAAGACAGGAAATACGCACGAACAaatagcaaaacattttttttattaccGTGACCACCTATAATTCAGGTGGTCTTtttctttaaaaataaataaattatatgACCCCATTTAAGTGATACATAACGATGAGTTGTCGATGCCTTTCGTATTTGCAAGGGCTGCCATGACACTCCAAAGACCGTACCTTTCCATGCCATAGGGTGTCGCGCATTACACTACGCTTTACTGCACACAGGACACAAAGTGATAATATAGGATGCCACAAGCGTCTGTTTTTTTAGGATTAAA
Above is a window of Oncorhynchus kisutch isolate 150728-3 linkage group LG18, Okis_V2, whole genome shotgun sequence DNA encoding:
- the LOC109909190 gene encoding high mobility group nucleosome-binding domain-containing protein 3-like isoform X1, with protein sequence MDLCKTATASHDTEVEPKRRSTRLSSKPTTPAKPEPKTKTPVKAAAKPKKVKEVVEKVKPEEKKEAPEEKTALAENGETKDEEEAAEEADADADEPEKEEDEAE
- the LOC109909190 gene encoding high mobility group nucleosome-binding domain-containing protein 3-like isoform X2, producing the protein MPKRSKASHDTEVEPKRRSTRLSSKPTTPAKPEPKTKTPVKAAAKPKKVKEVVEKVKPEEKKEAPEEKTALAENGETKDEEEAAEEADADADEPEKEEDEAE